Proteins from one Salmonella bongori NCTC 12419 genomic window:
- a CDS encoding 3-hydroxybenzoate 6-monooxygenase: MTKVTSAIIVGGGIGGAATALSLARQGIKVMLLEKAHEIGEIGAGIQLGPNAFSALDSLGVGDVARQRAVFTDHITMMDAVNAEEVVRIETGQAFRDHFGGPYAVIHRVDIHGTVWEAALKHPGVEYRTSTHIVDIRQTPDDVTVFDEQGNSWTADILVGCDGVKSVVRQSLLGDAPRVTGHVVYRAVIDCDDMPEDLRINAPVLWAGPHCHLVHYPLRGGQQYNLVVTFHSRQQEEWGVKDGSKEEVLSYFAGIHPRPRQMLDKPTSWRRWSTADREPVAKWGTERITLVGDAAHPVAQYMAQGACMALEDAVTLGKALERCDGDAQQAFALYESVRIPRTARIVWSTREMGRLYHAAGVERQVRNLLWKGKSQEAFYRGIEWLYGWKDDNCLEPR; this comes from the coding sequence ATGACGAAAGTGACAAGCGCCATTATTGTAGGTGGCGGGATCGGCGGCGCGGCAACCGCGCTATCGCTGGCGCGCCAGGGAATAAAAGTCATGCTGCTGGAAAAAGCGCACGAAATTGGCGAGATCGGCGCAGGCATCCAACTTGGGCCGAATGCTTTTTCGGCGCTTGATAGTCTCGGTGTGGGGGATGTCGCCCGCCAGCGCGCAGTGTTTACCGATCATATTACGATGATGGATGCCGTGAACGCCGAAGAAGTGGTGCGCATTGAAACCGGACAGGCGTTCCGGGACCATTTTGGCGGGCCGTATGCCGTTATTCACCGGGTAGATATTCATGGCACGGTGTGGGAGGCCGCATTGAAGCACCCTGGCGTGGAGTATCGTACCTCGACCCATATTGTTGATATTCGCCAGACGCCGGATGACGTTACCGTGTTTGACGAGCAGGGAAATAGCTGGACAGCGGATATTCTGGTGGGCTGCGACGGCGTTAAGTCAGTGGTACGGCAAAGTTTGCTCGGCGATGCGCCGCGCGTGACAGGACATGTAGTCTACCGGGCAGTGATAGATTGCGACGATATGCCGGAAGACTTACGTATTAACGCCCCGGTGCTGTGGGCTGGGCCACATTGCCATCTGGTACATTATCCGTTGCGCGGAGGCCAACAGTACAATCTGGTCGTGACCTTCCATAGTCGGCAACAGGAAGAGTGGGGGGTAAAAGACGGTAGTAAAGAAGAGGTGCTCTCTTATTTTGCCGGTATTCATCCCCGCCCGCGTCAGATGCTGGATAAGCCGACCTCCTGGCGCCGCTGGTCGACTGCCGATCGTGAGCCAGTCGCGAAATGGGGAACCGAACGCATCACCCTTGTGGGCGACGCTGCGCATCCGGTGGCGCAATATATGGCCCAGGGGGCCTGTATGGCGCTGGAAGACGCCGTTACGCTGGGCAAAGCGCTGGAACGCTGCGACGGCGATGCTCAGCAGGCATTTGCGCTTTACGAATCGGTGCGTATTCCCCGTACGGCACGTATCGTCTGGTCTACCCGGGAGATGGGGCGTCTCTACCACGCCGCTGGCGTGGAGCGTCAGGTACGCAATCTGTTGTGGAAAGGGAAATCGCAGGAGGCGTTTTATCGCGGTATTGAATGGCTGTACGGCTGGAAGGACGACAACTGTCTTGAGCCGCGCTAA
- the maiA gene encoding maleylacetoacetate isomerase translates to MKLYSFFNSSASYRVRIALALKGIDYQTVGVNIRIGQQNALAYRRMNPVGLVPTLVTDDGESLGQSLAIIDWLDRHFPQTPLLPMSDPARSQALEIVYAIACDIHPINNMRVLRYLTDELKVSEEDKKRWYAHWIQQGLSAVEQLLRKSQSGAFCIGDAPGLADCCLIPQWANALRMGCDLSGYPRCKAVYDACTLLPAFIAAAPENQQDKIPA, encoded by the coding sequence ATGAAGCTGTACAGTTTCTTTAATAGTTCGGCGTCTTATCGCGTGCGTATTGCGCTGGCGTTAAAGGGGATCGATTACCAGACGGTGGGCGTCAATATTCGTATCGGTCAGCAGAATGCGCTGGCCTACCGGCGAATGAACCCGGTAGGTCTGGTGCCGACACTGGTGACTGATGACGGCGAATCGTTGGGGCAATCGCTGGCGATCATTGACTGGCTGGACCGACATTTTCCGCAAACGCCGCTGCTGCCGATGAGCGACCCGGCGCGCAGCCAGGCGCTGGAAATTGTCTACGCTATCGCCTGCGATATACACCCAATCAATAACATGCGCGTGTTGCGCTACCTGACCGATGAGCTGAAGGTGAGCGAAGAGGATAAAAAACGGTGGTACGCCCACTGGATACAGCAGGGGTTAAGCGCGGTGGAACAACTATTGCGTAAAAGCCAGTCCGGAGCATTTTGTATAGGCGATGCACCGGGCCTTGCGGACTGCTGCCTGATCCCGCAGTGGGCAAATGCGCTCAGAATGGGCTGCGATTTGTCAGGTTATCCGCGTTGCAAAGCCGTTTATGACGCCTGCACGCTGTTGCCGGCGTTTATTGCCGCCGCGCCGGAAAACCAACAAGATAAAATTCCGGCCTGA